TGTTTCCTTTTTCGTACTTAGATCAAGAGCCGACCGCAAATAAAGTACTTACctaatttgttattgttaattacctaccggccgttcccaataactATCAGTAGTGATATAAGTGATATATAAGGAGATAAgtgattcttatcgccttatatagggacgcgtgaattgcattttccatacaaacttctatcgctggtaaggtatacgtcgtcccattgtcagacagcgtgcacggataaggtgagttaccgtcgataagtttatcgggacagaaaagtcaacgatagttacgatttttatcttaagtaagagatagaatgaatattgggaacggccgtatgaGGACGTGTGCAAGTCTAGCTCGCGTCGTGGTTCTCTTCAAGATCGCATGTACCTACCagcttattaaatatatcatacttTTTGAACTTTTTGTACTTTTACATATTCTCTGTTgatgtattcaaattcaaatattttattcaaaacaggatataatatcacttattcaaagtcaaaaacctACCCatcgaaaatgtatgcctcagacctgggaagaacgggcgcaagaaactcgaaGCCTttattagaactttagatggcaattctgtcacATAACGTCTTGTACTATAAACGCAGatcttttttgtttatttacattatcattAGTAAGTTTGTATACAGTGTGTAAACACGaactagtaaaaaagaaggactccgcgccatgatattagcaagtgaagctttatgctagtgtgtatgcggttacggggtataccagttacacaattttttctcccttaaataatcatatatccacaacaCTACttctatattattgtttttacacgtttcacaacgcacgacggcttttttaaaatattttattgcgacgtaaactgatctgtcacagacgatggcaaatctcataatggcggccgatcggtttgtattagtgtaagtgtatgcgtggggctatgtatttacacgtttaccggcttgttttggtgcctcactgttatgtaaggtgacacagtgaattaaattaataaataaatattttgtgataaatttgtaaatcatCCTATATTAAGCAGTTGTTCAGAGTAagctatatattattttttatctttttgttaatttacaatTCTTTATGTTGattcttaatttaatatttataaataacatgtGGCATTTTAATTTGCCACTGGTCATTTGagatttttatatacttaacctatttttaataaaacattaaaataatttcataaattctCTCttctaaattttaattaaaaaataataataattacaaagatTGACAAAAAACAGAGTTATAGAACAGAttagtataaaaaatttaaacgagatttaaaaattactttggcaaagaggtttcacttctgacgtACTTCGTGCGCacgcaatttttatattatttatatcatagggggcaaacgggcaagtggCTCACGCGATAGGAAGTTTAAAAGCAACAGCCCATGAATATCCATTACATTAGAGGTCAAAAGATGAATTGCCAGCCTTTATGTAGGAGTTTTTTGTGGGAGTAAGTATGTTCTAAGCTTGAAAGCCCCTAAGTCGTAGGTCCCTTAGATAGAACTACAGctatcttattttaaaataggtaataataatcTTTGACATTGACGaagaattataactataaattgaaaagaatcaaaaatttaaaaattcagtaAATAGTACAACTAGAGTATAAGATTTAAAGACTAGAAAGAGAGAGAAAAgccaataatattgtaatttttggggTGAAAGAGATAGAAAATCAAGCTGACAGCTATAACATCTAACTTCAGAAGAACTTTGGAAAATAGACACAGATAAGGCTTGTGTGGAATAGACACAGATAAGGCTTATGTGGCATTTCGCACCATCGTTGGTGGTAATGATGCGAAAACCGATCCAACGCGCTGTTCCATCTCAGCAACCGTTGGGCAATCGGAGAAATACACTCTGTCCTTCACATAACCCCACATAAGGAAGTCCAAGGGTGTGAGGTCCGGAGAACGAGCAGGCCATAGCACCGGTCCCCCGCGGCCGATCCGTCCTCACGGAAAGTGAACGTTAAGATGTTCTCGTATGTTGCGAGCAAAATGTGCCGGAGCTCCATCATGCTGAAACACCACGTTTCTTTGGTTCTCAAAGTAATCCCAAAAGTAAGTAAATAGCatacatttataaatgaaaaattgaaaaactaTTAAAGTAGACAATTATTACAAGTACAAATGGAAAATGGACATGGCTATTTCCCGATTCAGAAACTAAAAACGAAACTAAAAAATATGGAACGGGCCGGACATGTAACATAAAAACTTAGCAATAGCTGGAGTAATAGGATCACATCATGATATCCGTAGGACACAAAACGAAAAAGAGGCTGACTACCACCAGGATTGACGAAATAATTGCCTTTGAAGAAGTAATCTGTACCCGATCAGGAGCCGacaaatttttttgaagaaaaggacgacaaacgagcgtacgggtcacctggtgttaagcgatcaccaccacccccattctcttgcaataccagaggaatcacaggagcgttgccgtcctttaaggaaggtgtacgcgctttttttgaaaggtacccatgtcgtatcgtcccggaaacaccgcacaaggaagttcattccacagctttgtagtacgtggctgatagctccttgaaaaccgcactgaaggcgtgtcgtgcgacggtggaattcagcggcaggaatcaggtgaaacagctagTCAagtcggaacactccccgtgataaatgcggtagaagacacacaatgaagagacgtctctacgcaacgccaagtgatccagccgttcacagagcactcggTCCGAGACACTTCTAGcttctctgcgttgcacgcggtcaaatggatcgagctgaaacTGGgatgtgccagaccagagatgacagcaatactccatgtgtggtcggacctgcgctttgtagagcgataGAATatgccggcttgaagtattgccgtgctctattaatgacgcccagcttcctcgaagccaatttggctttgccctccagatggccacggaattggcaatcgctcgagatttcgagaccctgTATTCCGATCTAGGCGAGGCTTTAGGGAAAtgctgtcgaagagcggtgatacgacaaatggttttttttagtggtaaacacgcaaacttgagtcttcgggGGGACCTTCTCTAGAAAGGACtccatagaagacacaagtttttcgcggcactggtcaacgatttcccgagagacctgcatggcacgtgtatacggcatcaccggTGCTgacgtctgcatagcaatgtatgttgtagatgtccaacatatcattgatattcagaagaaacagcgtgggagattttttgcgtagaaaatactaaaaatacattttaaaattgcgctttatagcgtgaaattataaaccattaagcccttttttgtaattattaaataatagtaatataaataaatatagttctttgaattacaaattaaatgtttgcttaggtgttttcgtaaaaataacgagataAGAACGcccctccattgatgtttgatttgacaggaccacagagtacattttttataattcgtTAATATGcaatagcccgggcccttactgcctcgtctttagtattttcattttaggtatttattttcagtattttgtgttacaaaaaagtcctataaagtattctcatctcatctttcatcaataaaattttccttttctgtatgttttcgctattttttaaaagttattaacaacacgattcactttcctctaaggaagtagcaacttatTTCGAATcactcactttgacacatatgCTATCCAGTTTacgttgaaatattacctcatggtacgaatgaatgaacgaactaaatcagtttgctattatttgacatcatttttgacattcaaataACATCATTGCGATATAATCAGTtcatttgacgtcaacctaaagtATATAGCTCTAATCaagtcgtggtacgaaatagcaaagcagttcattttagattgtcaattgaatcgcactAAGAGCTCATGGCAGGCCCGCAGGTACAGCATTGCGAGCGTACTTAACATGAactttcatttattttctcaaaaacaatcaaatcatttgtatttgaggctcactataataataaattgatttagttaaaaatacattttttttttgtcaaattgtataatttaatgAGAACTGTCAAGTTGCAGTTTATCAAGACTATGTAAATAACTAGTCATATTTAGACCAGACAGTGAatttaaaaaccttaaaaatattaagatacaTTCAATATATAGCACAAATTGTTCAAGTTTTATAACATCAGCTTGTTATTGTAATGAGGAAATGCTATAAAAACAGCAATATAACACCAAAGCAccattaattagttaattatattcaataaatagatcatttactgttataatataaataagcaaTAATAAGGTACATTGtggaaaaatacaaattacataCACTGTGATAAAATCATTGAGCATTTGGGTCACATTTTAACAGCACTGCAAACACTACAAATGTTGCTGACAACATCAGGCAGACACTCTATGTGAAAGGAGTGCCGGCAATTGTAGACAaccaggtctgaggcattggAGAGATCCCTCATGATGATACGTCTCTGACACACGCAACACATAAAGTCATCAGTAACAGATATTCCTCGCTGGTGGGTACTTATAAGTTTCTCATGTAGATCAAAATAATTTCTCAAAGTAATTACTTTGCATGCTTCTTGGACTGACATTTGCAAATGATAGTCACACATCATTTTAACTAATGACTTCTTAAGATCTTTGATTTCTTGGTTGGGCTGTATGTTCTGTATGAGCATCCTAGGATCCACATAGTTGCCTATCCGCTTTAGAAGCAATGTCACACATTCAGGTTTGTCCACTGTTTGCTTGATCAGGTCTGTCCACAGCTCCTTGTCATTGTGCTCCTGGCAGAAGTTTATGGCCTGGTTGATATCATTCAAATGCTCGATAATAATTTGCAATGCCTCCCTTGTATTTCCAATACGGCCCAATAAAAACACCATTTCTGGGTAGAAATGATTGCTTTGACAAACATCTAGAGCTTCTTGAATGGGATAGTTATCACTGCTCTTTAAAAATGGAAGCAATTTGTTCCGAGCATACTTGGCATAGAGCTGCAGTAATTTTCCATGATATTTTCCATTTGGCTCCACCTTGCTATAGGCATCCAAGtatttatacagaaaaaaatcattgttttcTAGTTGTTTTTGGACCACTTCTACAGGGACTTTAGTCTTAGCTTGAAGTAACACTGATATAGCTTTATCACAGTCGAGGTTCATCAGGTCAAGTATTTTGTCATATATCACAGAGAACATTTGGTGTTTCATTATCAGATTGAAGACATCTTTGTGTTGTATCTTCAAATATGCGTTTAAAGCCTTATCATACTTCTTCTGACAACAATATAGTAATGCTAAAgcttctaaataaatatttttgtcaacTTCTGTTGTCAACAAATGTTCCAAAACTTCCTTTATAATAACCCCCGTATTGTACAGACAAGAATTGATTGAGTTGAACTCTTGAACAAGTTTTAAGAAGCCAGGTGGATCCACTTTCAAATATTCGTAAAATATCAATTCATAAATATGTGAGTTCAAGGCTTGATCCGGGTTTCTAGGGACATAAGAACTAATTGCTCTTAATTGATTTACTTCagcaaattttaatatttggttCTCCCATAATACTTTATCATTCTTACATATTCTGGCACACAGTATAGCAGCATCATCATACATGTGTTCTGACAGTAAGTGGTCCAAATATTGCACTCCCACTGACACAACTGAGTGCTTTGCAGTTTTACCTCCAACTTCCCCTAACACTGATATTGCTTTTTCAAATCTGCCGTGTTCTGTTAGCCAGCTTACCCTATCATCAATGTCATAGGGGCTTgctattaaaatatctttaggTGATACAATAAAGAACCTGTTCTCTTCTATAAGCATGTCTAAATAGTAGTCATTAAATGAGTATTCTTCATATCCGCGAATATTAAGACTATCCGTAGAAACTTCACAGAACTCACAATCTTTATAATCAGCTACAGATAAAACAGGCCTTTGTGCTTTTCCAGTTTCTCCATCGGGCTCTTTTGGAACGCCAAGTAACACTAGTTGATCATCTAGTGGTCCCAGCCCACTTATATGGTAGTCAGTCTGGAAAGTGTACACAGGATCAAGAAGATATTCACTTACATCACGTGTCTGCAATTCAATTTGGTTACGTTTTCGTATAACACATATTCTTATGGTGTCCACCCACCCAATCATCAGAGTCCTGGATGCTGACCAAAGTAAATTGCAACGAAAGTCTTCAATAGATCGGTTGGGAGTGTTTTCCCATTTAATTAGACCTAGAGAGCATCTGGCCACAAGGTCGTAAACACGAACGCCAACTTCGCTGGCCCACGCTACAAACCTGTCGTGCCATGCCATAGCTTGCACATTCCCCTCACATGCAAACAATACCGTAGCACGTAAGcgattcaaaaatgttttttcgtATAAAGTTAATTTGTTGTCACCTGAAACAAAAACAacacaaattttaattattttttgcaaaGTAAGCACttcatatattaaaataaaatatgacagATATTCAAAACTTCAAAatgcaaattttaattttatggtgAACTTTAACCAAAAATTCCTTTAAGACCCTGATTCTAATTTATGATccccaataaaataataatctcaaGTTTGACGGTCACACATAAACAACTCTTGCACTCCAGTATTTCTAACTCAAAATTAGAGGCCATGTTCTGTGTGACTGTGGACTAGATGAGGGAAATGTGGACAATTTGTTCTTATGTTGCCCTTTACTGAAGTCCCTTGTAGAATTTTATACTCTCAAGGATTAATTTATAAGAAGTCTGTCTGTGGTGCGCGAGCCAAGCTTTTCTCCATTATACCCATTGAAGTCACCCATAGTATGATTTCAGCGGAATAAGCGTGCCATCACACCAGGACTGTCCAAAAAAGtatttgttttgccatattcgCTAGCCCATGAATTGAATGAGAGCTGATCTCCTCAGCTATCCTTCCACGTCCAAACGTCGCTTTTCACTTTAG
This window of the Leptidea sinapis chromosome 18, ilLepSina1.1, whole genome shotgun sequence genome carries:
- the LOC126969623 gene encoding vacuolar protein sorting-associated protein 41 homolog; its protein translation is MALNLESCDSLPPDEEPKLKYDRMGNDVQNILLKDAVSCICVHTKFICLGTQWGVIHLLDHEGNIVPISQDNSQKYLQAHAIAVNKISVDLNGDYIASCSDDGKVLVYGLYTNDNAHSLSLGRVVKSVALDPYYFKSGSGRRFLTGDNKLTLYEKTFLNRLRATVLFACEGNVQAMAWHDRFVAWASEVGVRVYDLVARCSLGLIKWENTPNRSIEDFRCNLLWSASRTLMIGWVDTIRICVIRKRNQIELQTRDVSEYLLDPVYTFQTDYHISGLGPLDDQLVLLGVPKEPDGETGKAQRPVLSVADYKDCEFCEVSTDSLNIRGYEEYSFNDYYLDMLIEENRFFIVSPKDILIASPYDIDDRVSWLTEHGRFEKAISVLGEVGGKTAKHSVVSVGVQYLDHLLSEHMYDDAAILCARICKNDKVLWENQILKFAEVNQLRAISSYVPRNPDQALNSHIYELIFYEYLKVDPPGFLKLVQEFNSINSCLYNTGVIIKEVLEHLLTTEVDKNIYLEALALLYCCQKKYDKALNAYLKIQHKDVFNLIMKHQMFSVIYDKILDLMNLDCDKAISVLLQAKTKVPVEVVQKQLENNDFFLYKYLDAYSKVEPNGKYHGKLLQLYAKYARNKLLPFLKSSDNYPIQEALDVCQSNHFYPEMVFLLGRIGNTREALQIIIEHLNDINQAINFCQEHNDKELWTDLIKQTVDKPECVTLLLKRIGNYVDPRMLIQNIQPNQEIKDLKKSLVKMMCDYHLQMSVQEACKVITLRNYFDLHEKLISTHQRGISVTDDFMCCVCQRRIIMRDLSNASDLVVYNCRHSFHIECLPDVVSNICSVCSAVKM